A window from Pongo abelii isolate AG06213 chromosome 6, NHGRI_mPonAbe1-v2.0_pri, whole genome shotgun sequence encodes these proteins:
- the CLDN15 gene encoding claudin-15 isoform X3 — protein MKAESETDASPQFPVPPLGAPPWLYPSVAPGYWRVSTVHGNVITTNTIFENLWFSCATDSLGVYNCWEFPSMLALSGYIQACRALMITAILLGFLGLLLGIAGLRCTNIGGLELSRKAKLAATAGALHILAGICGMVAISWYAFNITRDFFDPLYPGTNARRPYQAPVSVMPVATSDQEGDSSFGKYGRNAYV, from the exons ATGAAAGCCGAGTCAGAGACAGACGCTTCCCCTCAGTTCCCAGTGCCTCCCTTGGGGGCCCCTCCTTGGCTGTATCCGTCAGTGGCTCCAGG CTACTGGCGAGTGTCCACCGTGCACGGGAACgtcatcaccaccaacaccatcttCGAGAACCTCTGGTTTAGCTGTGCCACCGACTCCCTGGGCGTCTACAACTGCTGGGAGTTCCCGTCCATGCTGGCCCTCTCTG GGTATATTCAGGCCTGCCGGGCACTCATGATCACCGCCATCCTCCTGGGCTTCCTCGGCCTCTTGCTAGGCATAGCGGGCCTGCGCTGCACCAACATTGGGGGCCTGGAGCTCTCCAGGAAAGCCAAGCTGGCGGCCACCGCAGGGGCCCTCCACATTCTGGCCG GTATCTGCGGGATGGTGGCCATCTCCTGGTACGCCTTCAACATCACCCGGGACTTCTTCGACCCCTTGTACCCCGGAACCAA CGCCCGGCGGCCCTACCAGGCTCCAGTGTCCGTGATGCCCGTCGCCACCTCGGACCAAGAAGGCGACAGCAGCTTTGGCAAATACGGCAGAAACGCCTACGTGTAG
- the CLDN15 gene encoding claudin-15 isoform X2, with product MSMAVETFGFFMAAVGLLMLGVTLPNSYWRVSTVHGNVITTNTIFENLWFSCATDSLGVYNCWEFPSMLALSGYIQACRALMITAILLGFLGLLLGIAGLRCTNIGGLELSRKAKLAATAGALHILAGICGMVAISWYAFNITRDFFDPLYPGTKYELGPALYLGWSASLISILGGLCLCSTCCCGSDEDPAASARRPYQAPVSVMPVATSDQEGDSSFGKYGRNAYV from the exons ATGTCGATGGCTGTGGAAACCTTTGGCTTCTTCATGGCAGCCGTGGGGCTGCTGATGCTGGGGGTGACTCTGCCAAACAGCTACTGGCGAGTGTCCACCGTGCACGGGAACgtcatcaccaccaacaccatcttCGAGAACCTCTGGTTTAGCTGTGCCACCGACTCCCTGGGCGTCTACAACTGCTGGGAGTTCCCGTCCATGCTGGCCCTCTCTG GGTATATTCAGGCCTGCCGGGCACTCATGATCACCGCCATCCTCCTGGGCTTCCTCGGCCTCTTGCTAGGCATAGCGGGCCTGCGCTGCACCAACATTGGGGGCCTGGAGCTCTCCAGGAAAGCCAAGCTGGCGGCCACCGCAGGGGCCCTCCACATTCTGGCCG GTATCTGCGGGATGGTGGCCATCTCCTGGTACGCCTTCAACATCACCCGGGACTTCTTCGACCCCTTGTACCCCGGAACCAA GTATGAGCTGGGCCCCGCCCTCTACCTGGGCTGGAGCGCCTCCCTGATCTCCATCCTGGGTGGCCTCTGCCTCTGCTCCACCTGCTGCTGCGGCTCTGACGAGGACCCAGCCGCCAG CGCCCGGCGGCCCTACCAGGCTCCAGTGTCCGTGATGCCCGTCGCCACCTCGGACCAAGAAGGCGACAGCAGCTTTGGCAAATACGGCAGAAACGCCTACGTGTAG
- the CLDN15 gene encoding claudin-15 isoform X1: MKAESETDASPQFPVPPLGAPPWLYPSVAPGYWRVSTVHGNVITTNTIFENLWFSCATDSLGVYNCWEFPSMLALSGYIQACRALMITAILLGFLGLLLGIAGLRCTNIGGLELSRKAKLAATAGALHILAGICGMVAISWYAFNITRDFFDPLYPGTKYELGPALYLGWSASLISILGGLCLCSTCCCGSDEDPAASARRPYQAPVSVMPVATSDQEGDSSFGKYGRNAYV, encoded by the exons ATGAAAGCCGAGTCAGAGACAGACGCTTCCCCTCAGTTCCCAGTGCCTCCCTTGGGGGCCCCTCCTTGGCTGTATCCGTCAGTGGCTCCAGG CTACTGGCGAGTGTCCACCGTGCACGGGAACgtcatcaccaccaacaccatcttCGAGAACCTCTGGTTTAGCTGTGCCACCGACTCCCTGGGCGTCTACAACTGCTGGGAGTTCCCGTCCATGCTGGCCCTCTCTG GGTATATTCAGGCCTGCCGGGCACTCATGATCACCGCCATCCTCCTGGGCTTCCTCGGCCTCTTGCTAGGCATAGCGGGCCTGCGCTGCACCAACATTGGGGGCCTGGAGCTCTCCAGGAAAGCCAAGCTGGCGGCCACCGCAGGGGCCCTCCACATTCTGGCCG GTATCTGCGGGATGGTGGCCATCTCCTGGTACGCCTTCAACATCACCCGGGACTTCTTCGACCCCTTGTACCCCGGAACCAA GTATGAGCTGGGCCCCGCCCTCTACCTGGGCTGGAGCGCCTCCCTGATCTCCATCCTGGGTGGCCTCTGCCTCTGCTCCACCTGCTGCTGCGGCTCTGACGAGGACCCAGCCGCCAG CGCCCGGCGGCCCTACCAGGCTCCAGTGTCCGTGATGCCCGTCGCCACCTCGGACCAAGAAGGCGACAGCAGCTTTGGCAAATACGGCAGAAACGCCTACGTGTAG
- the FIS1 gene encoding mitochondrial fission 1 protein, whose protein sequence is MEAVLNELVSVEDLLKFEKKFQSEKAAGSVSKSTQFEYAWCLVRSKYNDDIRKGIVLLEELLPKGSKEEQRDYVFYLAVGNYRLKEYEKALKYIRGLLQTEPQNNQAKELERLIDKAMKKDGLVGMAIVGGMALGVAGLAGLIGLAVSKSKS, encoded by the exons ATGGAGGCCGTGCTGAACGAGCTGGTGTCTGTGGAGGACCTGCTG AAGtttgaaaagaaatttcagtCTGAGAAGGCAGCAGGCTCGGTGTCCAAGAGCACGCAGTTTGAGTACGCCTGGTGCCTGGTGCGGAGCAAGTACAATGATGACATCCGTAAAGGCATCGTGCTGCTCGAGG AGCTGCTGCCCAAAGGGAGCAAGGAGGAACAGCGGGATTACGTCTTCTACCTGGCCGTGGGGAACTACCGGCTCAAG GAATACGAGAAGGCCTTAAAGTACATCCGTGGGTTGCTGCAGACAGAGCCCCAGAACAACCAGGCCAAGGAACTGGAACGGCTCATTGACAAGGCCATGAAGAAAG ATGGACTCGTGGGCATGGCCATCGTGGGAGGCATGGCCCTGGGTGTGGCGGGACTGGCCGGACTCATCGGACTTGCTGTGTCCAAGTCCAAATCCTGA